Below is a genomic region from Trichoderma asperellum chromosome 2, complete sequence.
GGGGAACGATGCGTGCTGTTGGTTGATGTGCGCCCTCCGCTCGGCTCGTGGGCGATTTAAGGTCCTGAGTGAGATAATAGTGCAGCCGGATGTAATAGCCTTGGCTCTGTCGTTGCTCTATCCCAcactgctgctcctcctcctcctctcaacTCTCCATGTGTCGTGTCGTGCAGGCAGAATAACACAACGCACGAGCATCACTTTGCACTTAATCGCCAATCTGCTGAGCAACAAGGGcacgtacatacatacagacCAGACCCGCCCATAGAAGCGCCAATCTGCAATCCCCCGTCCACATTGAGCCAATCTGCACCGCAGCTGGCCTGTCGTCGGTTTTTCTCGCCCGGCGGCTAGCCGCATACACCCTCTGGGCGCATCACACCCTCCTCCAATCGCCTATCAGATCGCCCTTTTCCTCGTCCCATCTCCAATGCCATTTAGCATTGGTCCCTCCCGTATGCACGCAGAACGAGAGAGCCGCCCGTCAGTAGGATCCGTCGTCTGCTAAACCGACGCCCCTCCTCCCAGTCTCAGAGGGAGGAATCCGCTTCTGTGCTTCCAGctttctccatctcgctATTGAATTTCCTTCTTTTGGCTCCGGCGCCTCGTGGTGGTCGAATGAGCTTCCtgcatctcttctctcgccctGCCGCCAGTCCTCCTCAAAACTCTTGCGCTCCCACTTCCACGTAGCGCTTCTAGagttcttctccttttcttgctgTTCGATAGCTGGTCTCGTCACACTATTCAACAGTGATTACTGTAtttcgtctttctttttcgtctttCGATCTTGTCTGCTTTGCTTTAACTACATCACTGTGCGGATTTTTCGTTTCCAGGCCTACTACTATCGACTGGCTCGAGAAGTTCGACTTACACGATCAAGCCCGCACATAATACCCCCCCTCCGCCCTCCCTACTACCTCAACCccaatataaaataaaaaccagAAATACCAAGAAGCTAGCTATAGCTCCCAATGTCCAACATGGACAACCAAGGTCCGTCCTCACTGACGCAGGAGACGATGCCGCAACAAGAGATGGCAGCACCAGAAGCGGCAGTCATTAACACGCCAGAGCCTACAGGCTTCAActtcaatgagaagaagCGGCCCGCCGCTCTCAACCTCACACACACCCGCACAGGAACTTCTTCAAGCTCATCATCAGAGAGCTCACTGAAGGTTCCGCGGACGCCTCGCTTCGCCGAAGCCACGTCCGTCCACTCCCCagtcgacgacgacaagaTTTCACCCTTTGCCGACCCGGTCCCTGAAGCTTCAGAGTCCCAGCCCAGCGATGTCGGCTTTGGCTACATCGGCAGCACCTCCAACCGGGAGTCAATCCccatgccgccaaagtcCCCTCTCAAGAGCGCCATGAAGGTGCCCGGCACGCCAGCCAGAACGATGCACATTCTCAGCCCTACGTTCCGCGAGGAGGCGATCCTGGAGAAGCGCGAACTCGAGACAGAGAAGGAGCAGGCTAGGGATCTGGTAAGCCTTCTATCCTGCTCTCTCGAGAACCTGAATCTGTCAACTAACACTGCTTTCACAGAAACACAAGGTCCGCGTCCGTATGGCCAAGTTTGCCCTTCGTAGCGTCCATTTCAGCTGctctctcatcatcctcgctaTGCTCTCCTCATcctttgccatcttcaacgCCACCAAGAACCTCCCTTCGCAGAGCTCAATGCCTTCATGGGCCAACGGAACCGATCCCTGGGCACAGAAGCTCGTCCTCTCCATGGcctgtctctctctcgcaatctccatcgtcgtctttATCGCTTACTGTCGCGGAGGACATCGCCGCGCTGAAAAGGTCGGCACATACTACACCATGTTTGCTATCGGATGggtaagttataatatttgtTCATTCTTTCTTACCAGCTATAGACTGTTACTAAGGCGTGTATGCAGTTCATCGTCAGCTTGATTCTTTGGGTCCTTGCagccgccgtcttctccaactccaagaacaacggcaacaacaagGACATGTGGGGATGGTCTTGCGTCCAAAACACCCGAGCCGTCGTCTTCTCTGACAAAGTCAAGTACAGCTTGGTCTGCCGTCTCCAGAACTGGTCCctcatctgcatcatcatcgaggTCGTCATCGAGGTCATCAGCATCCTGCTCTACAGCATCGTCTTCTACCGATACTACTCCAAGCGCCGCCTGCACAAGTCCATGGACGTCCGAGACCGAGCCCGCTCCGACCTCTATCTCGCCCAGCTTCGCTCCCAGTCCGCTCCCAACACTCCTGGCTTCCCTCGCTCTCCTAGCTTTGGAGGCGCTCCCATGACTCCTGCCATGTTCCCGCCCAAGTCTCCCGCTCTGAGCCAGTATGCCTTGTCGCCTCGCCACGCTCCGGCCAACTTTGGCAGCCTCTCCAGCATCAACGAGAAGAGCACCTTTACCCCTGGTGTTCAAGTCATCGCTGAGCCTCCATCGGCGTTCGCGCCGCCTCCAGCTGCGTTCAAGCTGCAGGCTCCCCCCACCAAGGCTCCTTCGGCTACGCCCAAGACTCAGAGCCCTCTGACACAGGCAGcaccgccgctgccatttgCCTCGTCCTCTCAGGCACCTCCTCCCCCGTCAGAAAACGTTCAAGAGCACGGCCCTGTTGCTGCAAACGAGCCAACATATGATGCTGTGCCCATCCCTGGCGCATACGCCGCAGGTCCTGCATCATATGGGCAGGCGATGTAAAGTGATACTtgacacacacatacacacacacacacacacacacacaaaaaaaaaaaaaggcaaaaaaaatctccaaaATTATGATGACTGTAtagttgtttttttcttctttttctacttccttttgttttttccctttttgatGATGCGGGCCAATAAAAATAGGTTCGAAGCAAGATGAGCTttcctcctcgtcaagaATGAGCTGAAAcgtggattttttttctcttactATTTCGGGGGTTTTCAAGGAATCAGTgtccttaaatatataccaCTTGGGGCGTTTTTTGTTGTATTAATTCTCTTTTGGAAAGAGGCGGGCAGGCAAATTGAGCGGAATCTTTTGATTGTCGTAACTGGATTCGACGATAGCTAAACtggacacacacacacacacatatataaatatatttttacatATATTTTTACATATACTTAATTACATTGCACGTATTGATGCATTTGCATCgctcattttctctcttgtgtTGTGTGATAGATTAGTCAGACGCAAAACGACTACTTACCTAACTGTGTAATCGTCGACATCTTGTGCTGTATTTGGCGGTATGAAGTACGCTCTTTACCAGCAACTCCGAAAAGAGAGCTGCGAAAAGACTGTGAATAAGCAGAGTGATAGCCTGGTATAAACAAACTTGTAAATGGTTAGTCAATATATACTCACATGTCAAACAGATCGATGTCACATATCTTATTTACTACGCTCATACGGCAGACGCAATGTGAAGTTCAAGTtttgcaattttttttttaaaaaaaaaaaaccatacATCATCATGATAGCGACTCCTAGATACAGACACAAAGAGGCGACGAGAACAAGgtattaagaaaaaagagaatcaTTGCATTACTTTTGGTTGCCCGCCGCACCTTCATATCATTAAGGTGCAAAGGACTTCCTGAGCCTTCGTCACGCAGCCAATActgcccccctttttttcccttgcaAGTCACCTCCCCCTTTTGAGAACCGGCTTTTTCAAATGCCGTCTCGGATGGCCCCCTCTAGAAATGTGAATCTATCAGCAGCTAGGTTCAAAAAAACACCTTTTGGAACGATTTCCCTCCCACGAATGCCTTAACTACCATAAACAGGGCTACGCAATACCAACAAGGGTAGCCCGAAGCGGGTGAAAAAACTTGGATATGACGGGGAAATATTGCTTAGATCAGGTCGGCAACGTTCATGGGCATTTCCTCGATCTGGGTGCTGTAGAATTGTTCAATCTCACGCATCATGCGGACGTCGTCAGCGGTGACGAAGTTGATGGCAACACCCTTTCGGCCGAAACGACCACCACGACCGATACGGTGGATGTAGTTCTCCCGGTTAGCGGGGAGATCGTAGTTGATGACCAGGGAAACCTGCTGGACATCGATACCACGGGCCAGAAGGTCGGTGGCGATCAGGACACGAGAAGAACCGGATCGGAACTCCTTCATAATCAGGTCACGCTGAGCCTGGTCCATGTCACCGTGCATGGCGGAGACGGTGAAGTCACGGGCAGTCAGCTT
It encodes:
- a CDS encoding uncharacterized protein (EggNog:ENOG41~TransMembrane:4 (i155-181o201-225i237-261o302-329i)) translates to MSNMDNQGFNFNEKKRPAALNLTHTRTGTSSSSSSESSLKVPRTPRFAEATSVHSPVDDDKISPFADPVPEASESQPSDVGFGYIGSTSNRESIPMPPKSPLKSAMKVPGTPARTMHILSPTFREEAILEKRELETEKEQARDLKHKVRVRMAKFALRSVHFSCSLIILAMLSSSFAIFNATKNLPSQSSMPSWANGTDPWAQKLVLSMACLSLAISIVVFIAYCRGGHRRAEKVGTYYTMFAIGWFIVSLILWVLAAAVFSNSKNNGNNKDMWGWSCVQNTRAVVFSDKVKYSLVCRLQNWSLICIIIEVVIEVISILLYSIVFYRYYSKRRLHKSMDVRDRARSDLYLAQLRSQSAPNTPGFPRSPSFGGAPMTPAMFPPKSPALSQYALSPRHAPANFGSLSSINEKSTFTPGVQVIAEPPSAFAPPPAAFKLQAPPTKAPSATPKTQSPLTQAAPPLPFASSSQAPPPPSENVQEHGPVAANEPTYDAVPIPGAYAAGPASYGQAM